The following are encoded in a window of Gammaproteobacteria bacterium genomic DNA:
- a CDS encoding NAD(P)H-dependent oxidoreductase subunit E, giving the protein MAAQMKRKSDLLPESVRAAIDRECLKYPPEQKRSALLAALRYTQEANGGWLTTELMDAVADCLDLPPIAVYEVATFYTLYDLKPVGRHKIYVCTNISCMLCGSSEILEHFKKRLGIEPGQTTPDGRFTLKVAECLAACAGAPCCQIGKIYHENLTPEKIDEILRAYP; this is encoded by the coding sequence ATGGCTGCCCAGATGAAGAGAAAATCCGATTTACTCCCTGAGTCTGTGCGTGCGGCGATAGACCGCGAATGTCTCAAGTATCCGCCGGAACAAAAGCGCTCGGCCTTGCTGGCCGCGCTGCGTTATACCCAGGAGGCCAACGGCGGATGGCTGACCACCGAGTTGATGGACGCCGTGGCCGATTGCCTTGACCTGCCGCCCATAGCGGTCTACGAGGTCGCCACCTTTTACACGCTGTACGATTTGAAACCGGTGGGCCGGCACAAGATCTATGTTTGCACCAATATCTCTTGTATGCTGTGCGGCTCCAGCGAGATTCTCGAACACTTCAAGAAACGGCTCGGTATCGAGCCCGGGCAGACCACCCCGGATGGCAGGTTTACCCTGAAGGTGGCGGAGTGTTTGGCCGCTTGCGCCGGAGCGCCATGCTGCCAGATCGGCAAGATCTACCATGAAAATCTCACGCCGGAAAAGATAGACGAGATATTAAGAGCTTATCCATAA
- the nuoF gene encoding NADH-quinone oxidoreductase subunit NuoF: MANEVCFRNLHLPEPWSLKTYLGTGGYAAWKKILAEKTAPDEIISQVKRSALRGRGGAGFPTGLKWSFMSRGAPGQKYIVCNSDESEPGTFKDRDIMRYNPHQVIEGMAIAGYTIGATVGYNYMRGEFWEPYERMEQAVREAREAGLLGENILGSGVDFDVNNHLGAGAYICGEETGLLESLEGKKGFPRFKPPFPASYGLYGRPTIVNNTETLASVPLIMTHGGEWFLKLGKPNNGGPKIFSVSGHVNKPGNYEVPMGTPFAKLLEMAGGVRNGHNLKAVIPGGSSVPVLPAEIIMNTDMDYDSLSKAGSMLGAGSVIVMDDSTCMVNALARISHFYYEESCGQCTPCREGTGWLSRVIHRIEHGEGREQDLDLLVDMANKIEGRTICALGDAAAMPVVSFIKHFRAEFEHHIEHGRCLAGAH, translated from the coding sequence ATGGCCAACGAAGTCTGCTTTCGTAATTTGCATCTGCCGGAACCGTGGTCGCTGAAGACCTATCTCGGCACGGGCGGCTATGCGGCATGGAAAAAGATTCTGGCCGAAAAGACCGCACCCGACGAGATTATCAGCCAGGTGAAAAGGTCCGCTTTGCGTGGACGCGGCGGGGCCGGCTTTCCCACCGGCCTCAAGTGGAGCTTCATGTCGCGCGGCGCGCCGGGCCAGAAATACATCGTCTGCAACTCCGACGAGAGCGAGCCCGGCACCTTCAAAGACCGCGACATCATGCGCTATAACCCGCACCAGGTGATTGAAGGCATGGCGATCGCCGGTTACACCATCGGCGCGACGGTCGGCTACAACTATATGCGCGGCGAGTTTTGGGAGCCCTATGAGCGTATGGAGCAGGCGGTGCGCGAGGCGCGCGAGGCGGGGCTGTTGGGCGAGAATATCCTGGGTTCCGGTGTGGATTTTGACGTGAACAATCACCTGGGCGCGGGGGCCTATATCTGCGGCGAGGAGACCGGCCTGTTGGAATCCCTGGAAGGGAAAAAAGGTTTCCCGCGCTTCAAGCCGCCGTTTCCGGCGAGCTATGGGCTGTATGGCCGTCCCACCATCGTGAACAACACCGAGACGCTGGCCTCTGTCCCGCTCATCATGACCCACGGTGGTGAGTGGTTCTTAAAGCTGGGGAAACCGAATAACGGCGGTCCCAAGATTTTTTCGGTGTCGGGCCATGTCAACAAGCCGGGCAATTACGAAGTCCCGATGGGGACGCCGTTCGCCAAGCTGCTGGAGATGGCGGGCGGGGTGCGTAACGGACACAACCTCAAGGCGGTGATACCCGGTGGATCTTCGGTGCCGGTACTGCCCGCCGAGATCATCATGAATACCGACATGGACTACGATTCGCTCTCCAAGGCAGGCTCGATGCTGGGCGCCGGATCGGTGATCGTAATGGACGATAGTACCTGTATGGTTAATGCCTTAGCACGTATTTCTCATTTTTATTATGAAGAGTCGTGCGGCCAGTGCACGCCCTGCCGGGAGGGCACGGGCTGGCTGTCGCGGGTCATACACCGTATCGAACATGGTGAGGGGAGGGAGCAGGATCTCGACCTTCTGGTGGACATGGCGAACAAGATCGAGGGGCGCACCATCTGCGCCTTGGGCGACGCCGCGGCCATGCCAGTGGTGAGCTTTATCAAGCACTTCCGCGCTGAATTTGAGCATCACATCGAACATGGCCGCTGTCTGGCGGGCGCCCACTAG